The Globicephala melas chromosome X, mGloMel1.2, whole genome shotgun sequence genome contains the following window.
TTCAAGAAGATATTAAGCTTGTCTGGATTTAAAATCCCTGATCTTCCAATTGTATTATATTTCTATGTGAGACACAAAAggtggaaatgagaaaaaagttaGGTTAGAGAAAGAAGATAGGAAAACACTTAATGAGATCATTGGAGACAGAAATAACAAAGTCCCAATTTAGGCGCTGGACATGCAAAGTCATATCTGATCCTTGAAGAAAGGATAGTTCATTCTTTATCCTGGATTGAAGCTATGTTCTTGCATCTGCCACCACCTTGCCACTATCACCTCTAATCAGGTACAAAGGAGCAGCAACATGTCATCCAGGGTCTTGCTTCTCCATATTTGGGATTCCCCATCACTTGGGCTCCATGGTTTAGAAGATGACTTAATTGTATTCTTGGAGCCTGAGACCAGAACATTACAGGCTTAATGGGTGTTGTTAGATATTACAAATGGTGTTTTTGACTTGTGAGTAAGGAAATGAAAGTTACACCCTTCACATATGAAGAATTTTAATTCCACTACCCACTATATCTTTTTAATGGAATGCAGTTGCAAACCTTCCCAAATTGCTTCTTGTTTATTCAACTGTGTAAATGAAGATCTACTGCCTGACGTTCTCCTTAGGTGTAAGTTTTACTACTAATGGCAAATTTTTCTTGAATACTTTTTATGTACATTATCTTATTGAGTTCCCACAATAATCTAGACAGGAAGAAACTGTGATTACCTTTAGGTtttacatgagaaaactgaggttatgTTGCTTTTGGCTTGATCAGAGGTTCAAGTTAAAGATGAGTGAATATTGTTGGATAAACACAAGATCTAGCTCTCAAGAAAATGCCTACTggaggtgggtggaggggagggtgagTGGAGGGTTTTCAATGCTGGCAATTATCAAGTAGAAAGGGAGACAGTCATCTATCCAGATGGTTTAGACTAATGATTCCCAACATGTTCCATGTTATGACACACTAATTTTGTCTAATTTTACTAATTCCCCAAAGCAATATGTGGGTTCTTAAAAGTAATTAAAGTAGAattaaatattatgttaattAAACATGgctttaaatgaatttaaatgatGTAAATTGGTTTTACCCCTTGGGATAACTGCAAATTGCCTATACTGATTTTGTGACAACTCTGAGTAGGAACCAAAACTAGAGAACCAAACCAGAATATCTCTCAGATCCCTGAATTTGTGTCTTAGGAGGTTTATCTCAGATGCCTTTTGGGAACTATGCAAGGAAGTTTCAGTGTTACGGCAAAGTTCATTCTCCTAGAGCTGACTGATCGTCCTcagatttacttttattttaactctTCTCTTGGGCTACTCATCCTCCTCTATGCTATCACTATAGTACCAAAACTGGCTGGTCATCTTCATTGGGTAAGTccccttttatttctctgtcctgCTTAGATTTCTTTACTCACTGTGCTCATGGCCAGCATCCTGTCCAACTTGTTTTCCAAGCACCAAGGGCCATCAACTCCAGTGTCCTTATCAGCTCTTATGTTTTACACTCTATTCTGCAACTTCTACTACTGACCACTTCTTTTGTGATACTCCTCCTTTGATTAAACTGCTATGCTTTCCTCCTTATCCTCTGTGACTCTGAAGCCTTTAATTTCCTCTGCACTGCATTCACAAACACCCGTCTTCCTTACCATCCTCAGAAGGCTCTCAGCTCCAGGGCAAGTACAAGTCCTTCTTGTACTGGCCTCCCATCTGACTGCTCTCAGCCTAGGTCATAGAACCAGGGCATTCACCTGCTTTTCCCCTGACATCCTTGGGATGAACACTCAGTGGCTGGCACAGGCTGGTTTCAGTGTTCTACACTGAAATAATATGCATGTTCAACTCCATAATCTAAGGGAAAATGTCTAGTAAAATCTTTTAGAATAtcagctttttctcttttccacctGTTCAAAtgaaagtatcatttaaagccttTGTGTTCACATGAGATTTTATCATAGAAGATAATTCTTCTTCCTAGTAACTTCATTTAGCCAAGGCTCATATGAATTTAACAAAATGTCACATTCAAATTGTGTATTTCATCTCTTGCTTTGAGCACATTGATAGAAGCTAGATGTTCTTCTTATCAGTCTTTTCAAAGTTCTTTGTTAACAATTAATCATGAGAGTTCATCCATACACTGggtattatgcagccattaaactCAAGAGGAAGAATACTTATCGACATGCATATTTATCtaacatatttttaagtgaaaaggaCATGGCACAAAATagtattacattattatttcactaaaaatacatttatagacACACGCATACACAGACACGTATGCATGTATTAAAAAGCATAACACTAAAAGGACATATAACAAAGTACTGATGGTTGTCTCCAGGTGCTGATTCATATTCCTCttatttctccatatttttcaatttctcaatAATGAGCATGCCactcttttataatcagaaaaaaagtaattttagatAATTCAATTAGTTACCAAGGTCAATCAGCATGTGTGGAAAAGGCGGCAGTTCTTACTGAAGAGAAATTAACACCTTTATTGTTGTTTTGAATTGAGGTTATGTTTTTTAAGGTACTAACACAtctctaaatttaaaatgtaagttaGTGGGAACTTATTGAGCTCTAAATAGTCATTTCACATATCCCTTTTCAagaaaaacataaagtaaaacCAACTtatatttgactttttctttaagTACTTAAAGATACTTAAGTATCTCTCACCTCTCTCCCCATTCTCTTCTTTATGCTTCTATACTGCCTAGAATAAGTTTGTATACACCATgaatacttagaaaatatttgttgatggacttgcttatttctgttttccattaaTCCCAGCCGAGCCATGTTCTCAGAACTCTACAAAATGGATCCTGCCTCTTCAGAAGCCTGATATCTGTTCCTACTGCCCCTGTTTAGTGCTCTGGGTCCCAGAACTCCATTTGTGCAGTGTGAGACAGACCTCAGCTAGTTCCAAGCTCCAGGATTTCTCCCCTTGCAGGGATTGTGGGTTTACTCCAGCCAGTCCCCCTGATCCACAGAGGCTTGACCAGGAGGCCACTCAATATCCAGGAGGCCAGACGGGGACATTCATCCCTGGATGGGACACCCCTGACCACATCCTCCAGGAAACCCAAGTGGCTGACAGAAGAAGTGTCAGCTCCAGGCCAAAGGAGTCCCTGAGATGTCCTTGGCTTGGACAATAGCTAGGAACCACACAGCCAGCCGGACTCTGCAGCTCAGCCTTTGGGGCCTGCAGGATCCTGTTACTGGGACCCCCAGCACCACCCTTCCCCCAATATCGGAGCATTTGCTCAGGCCCCCGATTCAGCCTGAGGACTGGTTCTGGCTGAGTTCAGTGTGGCTGAGAACTGTCTCAGCAGGGTCCTTCAGTCAGAGAGACCAAGACCAAATGCTTCTCTGAGCACCGCCACCTGGAGcagtgctggggagggaggcccAGCCCGGAATAGCTGGAAAAGCCCACCCCCAAGTGTAGCTGACTGAAGCCCACCCTGTGTGCATGCGGGGCAGGGATGGAGGGCTTGGAGACGTGCTGAGAGCTCCCTGGAAAGCAAGGCTTAGCTTCTCCTGCAACTTTGAGCAGCAGATGCAGAGAGAGGTCAGTGATTATTCTGTTATAGCATCTGAGGGGACAGAGTTGCTGCCTTAACTTATAGagacctccctccacccaccatcCCTCATCCCCTCACTGGGAGGGGCCTTGCTCCCTCTGGAAGGACTGGCTTAGGCCCCACTGGTTTCACACCTAGTTCTGTCTCCATGACTGTCCATGTCCCTAagggctggagctgcagcagcaggaCTGAGATAGGAACGCCAGAGATTGCCTTGGAGAGTCTTTTCCATTAGCCCTATAATTAAGAACCACTATTTATAAGACAATAAGGATATCCTCTTCTTGAGAGCTTGTTGGAGAAGCAGCAGAACTAGATGTGAGGTCCCTGAGGTTGAGTTTGGTAGTTTTGAGATCCAGTATGGTACAGCCTAACACTAACTCAAATGGGTCCTGAGTCTGTAAAAGAAGAAACTCTAAACTGTACCACTGACAGCTGGCTGGGCTCACTCAGTTTGTATAAATCTAGTGGACTTCCCCTTAAGCCTGAGAAGTCACTGGAGACTAAATCTGGTTATATGCTGTGTAAGCTGGGTAAATACCATTTGGAACACAGGCCTACAGCAGATCCAGAGTAAACAAAACCTGATGCCTGTATTGAATACCTGAAAATTGCAGAACCCTACAATAAGGATAAGGATATtcttattatccttattttacagataagaaaactgaggtagaaaagttaagtaacttgtctaaggtcaaaGAATTAGAAAGTGAGGGAGGTGGGCCTCAAAGTCTGGCAGTCTGAATCAGAgcttgtgctcttaaccactacattCTACTGCCtgacaaagataaaagaaatcCTTCTCTCTAAGCAGAACTGGCTTCATGGACATGTGATCAGTGCAGTGGTACAGCACCCTGAGCTTAGAAGAGCCTTGTACTTGGGGTTTAATGCCACtgtcttaattttaataatttgaatttGTGCTTtgtaaatgaaaaccaaaatgtgATAGAATAATTGAGTAGGCACTTGAAGCTTGGAGTCTCAGCTAGCACATAGTCCCATCTTTCACTGCTTCTTCACCTCCCTGGGACAGATTATTGACTGCCCACTTCCCTGTCCATTAATACTCAGGGCCCCACCCAGCCTCTTCTTCTCTGTCTCACCCAGTGACCGCTGCAACCCTCCACTCTCAGGGATCTGGGCATGGGCCCAGGGAGGATTGGGGTCAGGTACACATGCCCTGCGACATCTCAGGGTTAGACGTGATGACAGCCAGCCATCCTGGCCCCAGGGTGGTAATGCCATTGCACATTTGGCAGATCACCCAGCAGGGCTCATTGCCCACCCTGATCCAGGTACCTAATGCATCCTGGTGTAGAGATTGCAATACCCTTGATGGTCACTTGTCCACCATGGGTTGGGGCAGCTGACCCATGGGAAGAGGATATGCCTGGTTCTACCTACTCACTCCTGACCAGGGTACAATGCATCTGTCCAGCAGGTAGGAGGAGGACCCAGCAGCCAGTGGGCCCCGCACATGTGCATCAGATCACAGGGTGGGGTCACAGGGCACTTGGGAGGCTATACACTTGCCCCACAAGTATCCCTGTGCCTGAGAGGGTATgacattaaatggaaaattttaagcaCCATAAGAGGTTGAGAGAGATACTCcagtagaaaggaaaaaactttttATCTGAATATCTTTAACAgcactttttcttgctttttgaacAGGGACTTCACATTAACATTTTGCACTGGGGCTACAAATTCTGACTGTAAGGACTGTCTATTACTAAAGTATTTTAGTAATTTAGTAATTTTGCCAGTTCTCACTGTACGGACTGTCTATTACTGAAGTACTTTGTTATTCCCTGAGATCTACCATTCCCTGTGTGGAAATGATGAAGCTGATGAGGTTTTAACTGTCTCTAGTCTTGCTGGGGCTGTTTAGAGGATAGGGGACACTTCTACTTGCCAAGGAAGAAGCCCATTTTGTCCCAAACTCCCAGCTGTGTTAAGTATCTCACATCATGAGAGGGGCTTAGGAGGATGTGGTAGTAAACAATATTCTGTGGTATGAATCAGGAGACCTGAATTCCAAATCTGCCTCTCCCTCTGACTAGCTGAGAATGCTGCTCTCCCTTGGGGACACTGTGTGTCCTCATATGTGAAAAGAGCAGTTTCAATTAACCTAGCGTTTTCAGACCGTCATTGAGTTTCTAGAGCAGTGCctcagagagggagaggtgaGTGCTAGGCAATGGGGCTGTAGGCACCCCACACTTTTCTAGCCAAATCTGTTccacttctgttttatattttttgttctgCATTGGAATTCacttaaagaaataattccaatgcttaaaaaattaaaacccatAATTCTCAATGATCTCTATGGGCCCTTATACCTCTGAGTTCTGATTGTGAGAATCTTTAACCTTGAATCCTACAAAAAGGATGATCTTTATTCCAGGAAGAAATCTATGATATGCATGGGCTGGTTACCACAGAAGAAGAGAAATCCAGGGAGGACAAGGGGTTAAAGGGCAAATGCCTGGGTGGTATAGAACTAAAAGATAAGGGCAATGAAGAAGAGGTTCAGGTTCCCTACTGTGGGTTGAGTGTTAACAGGAAATGTCCATAAAACCAGGAGATTCAGCTAGATGATCATGTCTCAAGAGGTAAGATTTTCTACCTCTCCTCCATTATGTGATAGAATGTAACAATGTTTTGTGGATAAAATGAACTGAATAAGGAAAAGGGTTAGTTGGGAGTGAATTTCAACTCTGCTAATGTTTTTTGAGCCTTTACCGGGTACCAAAGTTTAGGCTAGACTTTGGgtggaagataaaaaaaaattaaccaaatatGGCTCCATCTTTACAAAAGTGTTTCAACATAGGTGAGCAaaacagaaattctgaaaaatGCACAGAGTATTTTATAAGGCCAAGCATCATAATGGTAAAATAGAAGTGCAAAGTACCATGGGAAAACTGTATGAATACTCACTTCCATCTGAAATGTCATGAAAAGTTATCTGGAAATGAAGATTGGATTTAAGTTTggactttaaaaatgaataggaCTTGGACGAGCAGGACCTGAAGATCTTCACATGCCAAATTTAGAAGTTTGGCTGAGTACTGCTCTCTTTAAGATTTAtccctgtagggcttccctggtggcgcagtggctgagagttcacctgccgatgcagggggcacgagttcgtgccccggttcgggaagatcccacatgccgcggagcggctgggcccatgagccatggccgctgagcctgcgcgtccggagcctgtgctccgcaacgggagaggccacaacagtgagaggcccgcgtaccacaaaaaataagaaGATTTATCCCTGTAAATCTCAATAATTGCACATGTGAATTCATATATAGACTTACATTTTACAGCTTCACTGTGGCAGATATCATAGAGCATTTGGAAAACACACATCTAGGAATATTCTGAGTCCTTATGAAAGATATGGATTTAACTTAATTCAGCCTAAGGGATATCAAGGAAATCCTCTATATAAGTACATGAGTGGTAAAGCAAAGGAATTAATGTTCTCTTCTATAACTTATAGTCAAATTACATTGTTTTCTAACCTTGTTATCTTGGAATTAACTCATGACTAGTGTTATACTCGTTCACAACTCAGACTGACATATTCATACCCACATACattatttcctcttcttaaagTATTTCTTATCAGTTGTTTCAGAAAATACACATCATTTTGTCCATATAATTTCTTCCTATCATACTGCTGTTTATCTAAGCATCTACACCTAAACACTTAGCCAGAGCAATTCAATTATTCTTAAAAGGCTTTATTCGCAGGTAAGGAAAACACTGTGAATAGAACTGTGAGCAAGTCTTCATAGAATATATTACATTTTGGAGACACAGAATGGGGGATTAGGgacttttcttcaatattttctgtAGAGCAACTTTCACTTCCTGGTTTCTCAAACTATAGATGAGAGGATTTGACACTGGGATCACCATTGCATAAAACACTGAGACCATCTGATTTCCTGCCTGGGATCCACGTTGAGAGGGCTGAAAGTAGGTGTACATAGTTGTTCCATAGTATAGGCCAACAGCAGTCAAGTGGGAAGCACAGGTAGAGAAAGCTTTTTGCCTGCCAGAAGCTGAGGGAATTCTCAGGATAGTCATGAGGACAGACAGGTAGGAGACAAGGATTACCATAATGGAGGTGAACAGGGTGAATCCTCCGCAGCCAACAATCAAGATCTGGGTGACCCAGTGGTCTGAGCAAGCCAGTGCTGACAGTAGAGGGATGTCACAGAAGTGAGGAAGGACATGTGGTTGACAGAACGATAGTTGTGTGATGGAAGTTGTCACAGAAACCATGTTAACTAAT
Protein-coding sequences here:
- the LOC115847063 gene encoding olfactory receptor 5AR1-like produces the protein MENSSTVTDLILLGMTENPQLGVLLFGVFLIVYIVTVLGNLGLVVLMRVSPCLHTPMYFFLSNLSFLDVYFSSVTIPETLANLLSKLQAVSFLGCVTQMGLFIIFASAECNILASMAYDFYTAICHPLLYHITMSRVRRLKLVAGCYLGGLVNMVSVTTSITQLSFCQPHVLPHFCDIPLLSALACSDHWVTQILIVGCGGFTLFTSIMVILVSYLSVLMTILRIPSASGRQKAFSTCASHLTAVGLYYGTTMYTYFQPSQRGSQAGNQMVSVFYAMVIPVSNPLIYSLRNQEVKVALQKILKKSP